The genomic region TTGGTAGCGTTCACTATACCAGGTCTCCATATCATACTATCTATCTAAATGTTatggtaaatatttatttaagatAAAGTACAGCAATTCCCCAGCTTAGTAATTGATTATattaaacaaagtaaaataaatgtaaagagaACTACATAGATATTAATGACATAATTCCAGCGGTACTATTTGCTTTATCTCATAATCACCCAGTGTGAGAGTTCAGttggttaatgcattaactgtttTACCTGAACAAACCTTTGCGCGTAGAATAGTACATTTAAACCTTGGGACAGTTGATTTCCTGAGAATGTCGCATAGCCGTTCTTCCATCCAAAGTCCGTAAAGTAAGTACTATAGAGTTGGGTAGTGCTATCCTCAGCTGCTGATTATGTTAAGTCCAAAAGCGTGCACACAAATCCTCTGAGAAAATGATTTGCCTTGACAACAAACCACTTTAAGATGTATTTTGTAATGCTTGGTTATACATAGTAAATATTTATTTGCATTAATATGACCAATACAAATGCATGGTAATAGTTTATTTGCATCCATAAAACCATATAACCCTGCATGGTAATATTTTAATTCAGAGTTTTACAAGCTGCACGATCAAGAACGTTTAAATTATTACTACTTGCAACTAAATTCTGTTTAGTATTGTATGTGTATGGACCTGACAAGTCACTTATGCCCTGATTTCTAGCAACAAGCTGGCACCTAAGGCTTTTGTGCACCTGTCTTGCtgagaattgattgacaggtaaAAGCAGGAGAACCCTCCTATGGGCATGTCTTCCTGTGCTTTTTTAGATCAACTACCATGCATCACTCCCCCCATCAATGCACAGCCGGTATGGGTGGAGTTAATATGCTTTCCAATCAAGTATCAAGCATGGGTGGTTGTTATATTAGTATAACACCCACAAACCCAGGATTTGACAATAATTAATTAATAgatcctaaagggacactatagtcaccagaactactacagcttaaccccttaaggacacatgacatgtgtgacatgtcatgattcccttttattccagaagtttggtccttaaggggttaaagagacactccagacccctaaagcacttaaagggaaactccagtgccagaaaaacgatccgtttttctggcactggagggtccctctccctcccacccaccaatccccggttactgaaggggtgaaaaccccttcagtcacttaccaggggcagcgacaggtcccacgtcgctgcttcctcctcccccgccgctcctccttctggttacgtcggccggtgggcgagactgatctcgcccgccggccgaggagacctaatgcgcatgcgcggcaatgccgcgcatgcgcattagcgcaccccataggaaagcattgaaaatgaatttcaatgcttccctatggggaatagagcgacgctggaggtcctcacacagcgtgaggacgtccagcgacgctctagcacagaaaacctgtgctatgaagcaggaagtgtcctctagtggctgtctaatagacagccactaggggaggacttaaccctgcaaggtaaatattgcagttttaaaaaaactgcaataattacacttgcagggttaagggtagtgggagttggcacccagaccactccaatgagctgaagtggtctgggtgcctggagtgtccctttaagcttgctgaaaagctttatgcgtGAAGaatgtgtcttctttttttcattttgcaaaaagagcagatttctatagaaattgaCACTGGGCCAATGCCAGCAGACCCGCGCAGCGCTGGTAATAATAATCTGCTTGGAATGTGCCACATTATAGCATATGTGCTTTGGTTTACTGACTGCTTTGTtacaattataattatttatatagctccaacatattgTGCAGGTAAACAATACAAACattaaattctaacaaaacatgcttGACATGCGGAATAAGTAGGTAAAAAAAGGGCCCTGCTTAAATGAGTTAATTTGCATAGTAattgttgttaaaaaaaatagtcaAGACCATAACGTTCAACCTTTCAATAACCGTTttcatgctgttgatccaaaagaaggcaaaagaaaATAAGTGTctccaaaagggaaaaaaaaattcttagacCAATATACTTGTGTAAGCTTCTATTAAAGATATTTgttcaaaaggttgcaagtctgTGATCACTGCAACTCACTGCCTAAATCGGTTTGTCTTTAGAACATTATAATTGCTTCAAGTTCATTGAAAATAGAAATGGCTTTCACCAGTTTTTGCtagcttcactttttttttttattagtctgTGTCTTTGAGTATTTGGCATAATGATCGATCCTTCCTAACAAAGCAAACCCTTTCACAGCCCGTGCGTTCTAAAGAGTTCTTTAGAGACCGGTTGTGTGGGCATTGTGTCAGAACTGAATTTCTTAACATCACTGTTGATTTGTGTCTGTAAATTAAGTTTACTGATTGAGCATGCAGTTGAGATTTGTTAAGCAAAGAACTGCCTGCATGAATTTAAATACCGGAAGATTGACAGAAATGGGCAGGTCTGGTGAGATGTTTTGTGCGTGGTGATCAGTATTCTATAATTAGCCTGTAAATACAGTTTTATTAGCTTTTTCAAACCTGTAACTTTATTTTTCTCTGTTTTCCCAGGGATTCTTTAATAAAAAGGGAGTCGTGTTGACTGCAAACATTGGAAATATTATCCATAAATTCGTCAGGATTATTTACATTCGTGGATTACTCAAGAAATCTTTGATTGACAACATTAAGATTTCTTGACTCTACTTAACCTTTGATGAAGTTGCATTGAGGAAAGAACATCATGGCGTCAAGTTTAACATGTACCGGTGTGATCTGGGCACTGTTGTCTTTTCtgtctgctgctgtgtcttgcgtTGGCTTTTTTATGCCCTATTGGCTACTGGGCTCCCAGCTGGATAAGCCTGTATCATTTGGCACTTTCCGCAGGTGTTCTTACCCAATAAGAGATGAAAATCGTCAGACCACAGTCATGGTGGAACAGTGTGGTCGATATGCCTCTTTCGATGCAATTCCAAGTGCCGAGTGGCGCATATGCACAATTGTCACTGGCCTTGGATGTGGTATTCTGCTCTTGGTGGCACTGACTGCCATAATGGGATGTTGTGTGTCTGATCTTATCTCTCGGACTGTTGGAAGAGTAGCTGGTGGAATTCAGTTTCTTGGAGGTAAGCATTACAGACTAAGCATTTTCACAAATATGAAATATCAACATTTCTTGATGTTAGTCTTTTTATATGTGTTTTCAAAATGCACTTTCTAGATTTTTGGGTGTATTTTTCATCTTAGTATTTGTCTGCAAGGACAAATTGATTTATCTTATAGGGAACCCATTATGGAAAAGTTAACTTACCAGAAACCCctcccatatacattgaatatatcatatatcacaaagatacatggtGCTTCGGATGCACTCCAACCACTGCAAATCTCATCCGTGATGTTAGCATGCTGGCTTCATTGCCAGCGTACCGGCATCGGAATAGAGTGATGCAACGTTACTCCGTTCCTATACCTTTTAGCCAGAGCTAGAACCGCTGGCTAggaagtttccatagcaaccacaacgCATGCATTGTGGTTGCTATAGGTGAAGAGCAGAGGCATCTCGTATGGAAGGTCATTTCTGCTCTCCTTGTCAGTCAATGACACAGAGGCATTGAGTGACAGCTGGgagtaaaaactatttttaaaaaggtttttcatgtaatctatacatttgcttggAAAACTGCTATGACCGTGTATAGATAGAATTTTATGCTCAACCTAAGGAGCATACGTTGTTTGGGGCACAACACTTTAAGTTGTAAGGACTAAGACAATTATGAAGGTATAACCACTACACCACAAGGTAGTGGTTAGGGTGCCAAGACTTTCTTGGCACTGTCCACTCCGGTAATGGGTCAAAAAACTTGCTGACAATTTGACATTTACATGGATCCTCCTTGATGCTTCCAGTCTCCCCTATGCTGTTAAAATCACTGGTGCTCTTAATGAACTAGGGCAGAAATAGAACTTCCGATTTGCTGTGTGGGGGATAATATAAGCAGCGCAGGTAAATGACTGGTTTATTATGGTGGCACGGTAAGGGAAATAAGGTTTTGTGTTTAGACGTTTGCTTGACATTTTTTGCTAGTAGGATTTAAAAATCTAGAAATAATCTAAAAGTTTGACAGCATTCGTTTCTGAATTTCTGAATGTAAACTTAAATGTATTGTCTGTGTAATTTAAGCTAAGGTCGTTTATTCAGCCTCCCTAGTTCACTAATAACAGAAACAGACATCATTGTGTAGCAGCAGCAAGCTCCTCATTCTCCCTGCACTGACTACCACAGCAGGAAGAGAGAACCCGACACTGCAGCTTGCTTTGCATGAATCACACTGGTCAGACTCACTCTTCTTTTTCCACTGTCCGgatgtaaatctgtcaggcatgtccaatgcacttttccaaaattcctagggataggactctgattggttagatcagtacaCTCCCCTGGAGCGGATGataaaagcataagaaagaaaaagCAGGTATATGTGGGGGAAATTAacctttttcctgattttttttcagtgAAGTAACTGTCTCATTCATGGATAAAGCTTTTAAATGAGACCGTTGTCTCAAAGTgattaatgtccctttaatagtaaaTTAGTGCATTTTGAAAGATTGATGTACAAAATGTCAAtttatagtgaattgaaaactggaCTACAAGGCTTATGGAAACTTTCTCCAACTTGCCAAATTCACA from Pelobates fuscus isolate aPelFus1 chromosome 1, aPelFus1.pri, whole genome shotgun sequence harbors:
- the LHFPL6 gene encoding LHFPL tetraspan subfamily member 6 protein — protein: MASSLTCTGVIWALLSFLSAAVSCVGFFMPYWLLGSQLDKPVSFGTFRRCSYPIRDENRQTTVMVEQCGRYASFDAIPSAEWRICTIVTGLGCGILLLVALTAIMGCCVSDLISRTVGRVAGGIQFLGGLLIGSGCALYPLGWDSEEVRQACGNLSQQFELGLCRIGWAYYCTGGGAAAAMLICTWLSCFSGKKQKQYPY